One genomic segment of Sanyastnella coralliicola includes these proteins:
- a CDS encoding glucosaminidase domain-containing protein encodes MKQSVTYLLVFLFPLLALADGERISRSEYIDQWSQEAINQMVEYQIPASITLAQGILESGDGNSELARKANNHFGIKCHSSWKGKKVYHDDDKKGECFRHYQNATESYDDHSEFLLQNRYKSLFDLKISDYKGWAKGLKKAGYATSPKYANLLIDIIEKNDLTRFDDIGIDILEGNQTQADMPSPKQNPGSNNWDKNDGFDSVTLGGGREVLLSENKIKYTVAKSGDTPESIAAELEMMTWQIKKYNDLGKDERPSPGEIVYLQPKRSKARVDHHVKQEGESLRDISQRYGIKMKHIYKKNGLAPGSDVPAGTKLYLRKRIPRA; translated from the coding sequence ATGAAACAGTCCGTCACATACCTACTCGTATTCCTCTTTCCCCTGCTTGCACTCGCAGATGGAGAGCGTATCTCACGTAGTGAATACATCGATCAATGGAGTCAAGAAGCCATTAATCAAATGGTGGAATACCAAATTCCAGCCAGCATCACCCTTGCGCAAGGGATTCTTGAGAGTGGTGACGGAAATAGCGAACTCGCTCGTAAGGCGAATAACCACTTCGGTATCAAATGTCATAGCAGCTGGAAAGGCAAAAAAGTCTACCACGATGACGACAAAAAAGGAGAGTGCTTTCGCCACTACCAAAACGCCACTGAATCATACGATGATCATTCAGAATTCCTTTTGCAGAACAGATACAAGAGTCTTTTCGACCTGAAGATTTCTGACTACAAAGGCTGGGCGAAAGGACTGAAAAAAGCTGGTTACGCAACTTCGCCGAAGTACGCCAACCTTCTGATTGATATTATTGAAAAGAACGACCTCACACGATTTGACGACATTGGAATTGATATCCTTGAAGGAAATCAAACCCAGGCTGACATGCCTTCTCCAAAGCAAAACCCAGGTTCTAATAACTGGGATAAGAATGATGGCTTTGATTCCGTTACTCTAGGAGGCGGACGAGAAGTGCTTCTCAGCGAGAATAAGATCAAGTACACGGTGGCCAAATCAGGTGACACACCTGAAAGCATTGCCGCGGAGCTTGAAATGATGACGTGGCAGATTAAAAAGTACAATGACCTTGGCAAAGACGAACGTCCTTCTCCAGGTGAAATTGTTTACTTACAGCCTAAGCGTTCTAAAGCACGCGTTGATCACCACGTCAAACAAGAAGGCGAAAGTCTACGAGACATTTCTCAGCGCTACGGGATCAAGATGAAACACATCTACAAAAAGAATGGTCTTGCCCCTGGAAGCGATGTGCCCGCCGGCACTAAATTGTACCTGAGAAAACGCATCCCTCGTGCATGA
- a CDS encoding toxin-antitoxin system YwqK family antitoxin: MKPWYLLLFLLFFACAEPVDHVISTFGDGSPKVVYSYLESDSLNRTETHFYSNGAIFKKGDMKAGKRDGKWQSFYENGTPWSVHYYQDGLKHGDFTAWHANGNIHILSFFDQGQKVGNWVFFDEKGDTALVKEFSPSN, encoded by the coding sequence ATGAAGCCCTGGTATCTGCTGTTGTTCTTGCTTTTTTTCGCTTGCGCGGAACCTGTTGATCACGTCATTTCAACCTTTGGAGACGGCTCGCCTAAAGTGGTCTATAGCTACCTAGAGTCTGACTCGCTGAATCGCACTGAAACGCACTTTTACAGCAATGGAGCCATTTTCAAGAAAGGCGACATGAAAGCCGGTAAACGCGATGGAAAGTGGCAGAGTTTCTATGAAAATGGCACGCCATGGAGCGTTCATTACTACCAGGACGGACTCAAACACGGCGATTTCACGGCATGGCATGCGAACGGAAATATTCACATCCTTTCCTTCTTCGACCAAGGTCAAAAAGTAGGCAACTGGGTCTTCTTTGATGAAAAAGGAGACACCGCGCTAGTCAAGGAATTCAGCCCTTCCAACTAA
- a CDS encoding polyprenyl synthetase family protein, with translation MATVAEIKAPIANEMARFESHFKEAMKSETPLLDKITHYIIKRKGKQMRPMFVFLSANVCGGVVESTYTAASLIELLHTATLVHDDVVDDAYKRRGFFSVNALWKNKIAVLVGDYLLSRGLLMSVDNGEFDILRIVSNAVREMSEGELLQIEKARKLNINEEVYFEIIRRKTASLIASCCEAGAASAGGDKETQEKLRLFGEYVGIAFQIKDDLFDYGGPEDIGKPTGIDIKERKMTLPLIRALNIAPANERRKVINIVKNHHENPEKVKQVIDYVVSTDGLKYAHDRMMEYTHKALAILEEFPESDSKTSLRELVHYTINRKK, from the coding sequence ATGGCCACAGTTGCAGAAATAAAAGCTCCGATCGCAAACGAAATGGCTCGTTTTGAATCGCACTTCAAGGAAGCGATGAAAAGCGAGACGCCACTTCTTGATAAGATCACACACTACATTATCAAGCGCAAGGGAAAACAGATGCGACCAATGTTCGTGTTTCTGTCTGCCAATGTTTGTGGAGGGGTTGTAGAGTCTACCTATACTGCAGCTTCACTCATCGAACTTCTTCACACCGCTACTTTAGTTCACGACGACGTCGTTGACGACGCATACAAACGTCGAGGCTTCTTCTCCGTGAATGCCCTGTGGAAGAACAAAATCGCTGTTTTGGTAGGGGATTACCTGCTTTCGCGTGGTTTGCTCATGTCGGTTGACAATGGTGAGTTCGATATCCTTCGCATCGTATCCAATGCGGTTCGCGAAATGAGTGAAGGAGAACTTCTTCAGATTGAAAAAGCGCGTAAGCTGAATATCAATGAAGAAGTGTACTTCGAAATCATTCGCCGCAAAACCGCTTCTCTGATTGCTTCTTGCTGCGAAGCTGGTGCCGCTTCCGCCGGAGGCGATAAAGAAACCCAAGAAAAACTTCGACTATTCGGTGAATACGTGGGTATCGCATTCCAAATCAAGGATGACCTATTCGACTATGGAGGCCCGGAAGACATAGGAAAGCCAACAGGGATCGATATCAAAGAACGCAAGATGACCTTGCCGTTGATCCGTGCCCTGAATATTGCACCAGCCAACGAGCGCAGAAAAGTGATCAATATTGTTAAAAACCACCACGAAAACCCTGAGAAGGTGAAACAGGTGATTGACTATGTGGTGAGCACTGACGGACTAAAATATGCTCACGATCGCATGATGGAATACACCCACAAAGCGCTGGCTATTTTAGAAGAATTTCCGGAAAGTGATTCGAAAACTTCCCTGCGTGAATTGGTACATTACACGATCAATCGAAAAAAATGA
- a CDS encoding T9SS type A sorting domain-containing protein: MILTKLLRSCFLAVAVLLSSSLFAQLCQHPGGHTVQCMGLIGLEEQHDSFIAPPASFVPNGERDVVISVNYNGFTPEAQAAFQYAVDIWSSLLTSSVPIIIDATWEDIDGNTLGFAGASGYFQNFANAPEANTFYPSALADKLAGFNLQGGADIEASFDSGTNWYFGTDGNPGFGQFDFVSVVLHELGHGLGVVGSAGVDGTTGFFFFSNPSIYDTYVENGSNSSILNFPDNSFSLYQQLTSDNLFWNGPAAVGNNGGTDPQLYAPSSWAQGSSYSHVDEDSYPAGNANSLMTPFIAPGEAIHDPGPIIMGLMEDIGWTVEEPAPCVDSGYTFSLTPDCYGSEITWEVLNSNGVAVASGGPYADLLPESITTIDTDLCLTSGCYTFNIYDSFGDGLNGSAEAGCGVDGDFTMFDENGAVVFTMASSTYGDQDTYDFCVDDNGGGGDDCTNLDMDIVEGPCADNGNGLLPTITLTMTWNGDCIVQDFCFSTDGVNFDCFDLPALADPILLESGDPLDFVDLDPNTEYTFYYTLTDGATSGEYTFTTGDCNNEDTICDCLGTEHTIGVLTWLGDGFEDDGTYQWEGQPVDFNCETWGYDCGDFGTVGDPFGVCDGNLPPNNGCGDLTSCTNLDMTVIDTGCADNGFGELPTIDVLVSWNGDCLVEDFCFAIDGETFTCFNLPTQDPPLLIESGDAIGFINLDPDTEYTFYYTLSDGTVSEEFLYTSSNCDDEVFGCTDPNATNYNPLATSDDGSCIYDDCVPTGITLSEDCFFDEVNQEIVNRILVNVEISGDCIIENVCFTPTGGGDETCFFLPDFDIFLEDGDGVFIPVPEAGEYDVYVTTAEGVSPVETIAVDCSDAIVGCGNPFALNYNPIVEINDEAQCIYDEFICDCSGNQHTIGVLVWLGDGFLDDGSFEWDGQTVDFNCETWGYDCADGGINDDPNGVCEGNLPPNNGCAGCGPVSGTAYQEDCLDTGDGVGILPVIGFDISINGDCLITEFCFQEDGGGYTCFDFAELELEIGDGDGLILNNTTPGGSYEFYFTTDDGSISPVFTWENGDCENEETICDCAGTQHTIGVLAWLGDGLEDDGSFTWDGNPVDFNCQTWGYDCGDFGINDDPNGVCDGNLPPNNGCVGEILGCTDPTALNYDPSATLNDGSCIYDIEGCDDILACNYDPEATVNDGSCDYDCYGCTDPTAINYDSNATEDDGSCIYDVEGCTDPVANNYDPDATIDDGSCTYDDEGCTDPEACNYNPEATIDDGSCDYSCYGCTDPTANNYDPDATIDDGSCTYDDEGCTDPEACNYNPDATVDDGSCDYSCYGCTDPLASNYDPDATIDDGSCIYDGLGCTDPEACNYNPDATVDDGSCDYSCYGCTDPEACNYDADATVDDDSCEYETCAGCTNEFAINYDPNATIDDGSCIDDCELPIVDLSDIGCLDGDNEFYIEIDVTEYGNVGPYVVSNDQDNNTDIIDGTGTLLYGPFVDGDIVTITIESEEFDVCILELAGYGCDTSVELIESTVWEVYPNPANEVLIIEGFANENMMIELVDLTGKLIMSENIPAGNLRYEMNVSSLASGMYFVKMTDSNGARTERVVVKH, translated from the coding sequence ATGATACTAACAAAACTCTTGAGAAGCTGTTTCCTTGCGGTTGCAGTTTTACTTTCTTCAAGCCTCTTTGCACAGCTGTGCCAGCATCCAGGAGGTCATACCGTACAATGCATGGGTCTGATCGGCCTTGAAGAACAGCATGATTCATTTATTGCACCCCCAGCGAGCTTCGTTCCGAACGGAGAGCGTGATGTGGTCATTTCAGTGAATTACAACGGCTTCACTCCTGAAGCACAAGCGGCATTTCAATACGCCGTTGACATTTGGTCATCGCTGTTGACGTCAAGTGTGCCAATCATTATTGATGCAACTTGGGAAGACATTGACGGAAATACTCTTGGATTCGCAGGAGCTTCTGGTTACTTCCAGAATTTCGCCAATGCCCCTGAAGCAAATACTTTCTACCCTTCAGCCTTGGCTGATAAGCTGGCAGGCTTCAACCTTCAAGGTGGAGCTGACATCGAAGCAAGCTTTGATAGCGGCACGAACTGGTACTTCGGAACAGACGGTAACCCCGGCTTTGGTCAGTTCGACTTCGTATCTGTGGTGCTGCACGAGCTCGGTCACGGACTTGGCGTGGTTGGTTCTGCAGGCGTTGATGGAACTACAGGGTTCTTCTTCTTCAGCAATCCTTCTATTTATGACACTTACGTGGAAAACGGATCGAACTCATCGATCTTGAATTTCCCAGACAATAGCTTCTCGCTTTACCAGCAGCTAACTTCTGATAACCTGTTCTGGAACGGACCCGCAGCAGTTGGCAACAATGGTGGTACTGACCCACAACTTTACGCTCCGAGTTCTTGGGCGCAAGGGTCAAGCTACTCACACGTTGATGAAGACTCATATCCTGCGGGGAATGCAAACTCGCTGATGACACCGTTCATTGCACCAGGTGAAGCGATCCACGATCCGGGTCCAATCATCATGGGATTGATGGAAGACATCGGTTGGACTGTAGAAGAGCCAGCACCATGTGTAGACAGCGGTTACACATTCTCACTGACTCCTGATTGCTACGGTTCAGAAATCACTTGGGAAGTACTCAATAGTAACGGAGTTGCAGTGGCTTCTGGAGGTCCTTACGCTGATCTTCTTCCTGAGTCGATTACAACGATTGACACTGATTTATGTCTGACTTCTGGCTGTTACACATTCAATATCTATGACTCTTTTGGAGATGGATTGAATGGTTCTGCTGAAGCAGGATGTGGTGTTGACGGTGACTTCACCATGTTTGATGAAAATGGAGCTGTTGTGTTTACGATGGCTAGCTCTACCTATGGTGATCAAGACACTTACGATTTCTGTGTAGATGACAACGGTGGCGGAGGTGACGATTGTACCAACCTAGATATGGACATCGTTGAAGGACCTTGTGCGGATAACGGCAACGGACTTCTACCAACGATCACGTTGACAATGACTTGGAATGGCGATTGTATCGTTCAAGACTTCTGTTTCTCTACAGACGGGGTAAACTTCGATTGTTTTGACCTCCCTGCATTGGCTGATCCAATTCTACTTGAATCTGGAGACCCATTGGATTTTGTTGACCTCGATCCGAACACGGAATACACATTCTACTATACCCTCACTGATGGCGCTACTTCTGGGGAATATACCTTCACAACAGGTGACTGTAACAACGAAGACACCATCTGTGACTGTCTTGGTACGGAACACACCATTGGTGTATTGACTTGGTTGGGCGATGGCTTTGAAGACGACGGAACTTACCAGTGGGAAGGTCAGCCTGTAGACTTCAACTGTGAAACTTGGGGTTACGATTGTGGTGACTTCGGAACGGTAGGCGATCCATTCGGTGTTTGTGATGGTAACCTCCCTCCGAACAACGGGTGTGGAGACCTCACTTCTTGCACTAACCTAGATATGACGGTCATCGATACAGGATGTGCCGATAACGGATTTGGTGAGTTGCCAACGATCGATGTGCTTGTAAGCTGGAATGGAGACTGTCTAGTAGAAGACTTCTGCTTTGCCATCGATGGTGAAACATTCACTTGTTTCAACCTGCCGACGCAAGATCCACCATTGCTGATTGAATCAGGTGATGCGATTGGATTCATCAACCTTGATCCAGACACAGAGTACACATTCTACTACACGCTTTCTGATGGAACGGTTTCTGAAGAGTTCCTGTACACAAGCAGCAACTGTGACGACGAAGTATTCGGTTGTACAGACCCGAATGCGACGAACTATAATCCATTGGCTACTTCTGATGACGGTAGCTGTATTTACGATGATTGTGTGCCAACTGGAATCACACTTTCAGAAGACTGTTTCTTCGATGAGGTGAACCAAGAAATCGTAAACCGCATTCTAGTGAACGTGGAGATTTCAGGTGACTGTATCATTGAGAATGTTTGCTTCACTCCAACTGGAGGAGGTGACGAGACCTGTTTCTTCCTTCCTGATTTCGACATCTTCCTTGAGGATGGCGATGGCGTATTTATTCCAGTTCCTGAAGCAGGAGAGTACGATGTTTACGTAACAACGGCTGAAGGAGTCTCACCAGTAGAAACCATTGCGGTTGATTGTAGCGATGCCATTGTTGGTTGTGGAAACCCGTTCGCATTGAACTACAACCCAATTGTTGAGATCAATGATGAGGCTCAATGTATTTATGATGAGTTCATTTGTGATTGTAGCGGAAATCAACACACCATAGGAGTATTGGTTTGGTTAGGAGACGGATTCCTAGACGATGGTTCATTCGAATGGGATGGCCAAACGGTAGATTTCAACTGTGAAACATGGGGTTATGATTGTGCCGACGGCGGAATCAATGACGATCCAAACGGTGTGTGTGAAGGAAACCTTCCTCCAAACAACGGATGTGCAGGGTGTGGACCAGTAAGTGGTACGGCCTACCAGGAAGATTGTCTTGATACTGGAGACGGTGTCGGAATCCTTCCGGTAATCGGATTTGACATCTCGATCAACGGAGACTGTTTGATCACTGAGTTCTGCTTCCAAGAAGACGGCGGTGGCTACACTTGCTTCGACTTTGCTGAGTTGGAACTAGAAATTGGAGACGGCGACGGACTGATCTTGAACAACACGACTCCTGGTGGGTCGTATGAATTCTACTTCACGACAGACGACGGTTCTATTTCTCCAGTCTTCACTTGGGAAAATGGTGACTGTGAAAACGAAGAAACCATTTGTGACTGTGCAGGAACGCAACACACCATTGGTGTTCTAGCATGGCTAGGAGACGGACTCGAAGACGATGGTTCTTTCACCTGGGATGGTAACCCAGTTGACTTCAACTGTCAAACTTGGGGTTATGACTGTGGTGACTTCGGAATCAACGATGATCCAAATGGCGTGTGTGATGGCAACCTCCCTCCAAACAATGGATGTGTAGGTGAGATTCTCGGATGTACTGACCCAACGGCGTTGAACTACGATCCGTCGGCTACTTTGAACGATGGTTCTTGTATCTACGACATCGAGGGATGTGATGATATCCTCGCTTGTAACTACGATCCAGAAGCAACTGTGAATGATGGTTCATGTGATTACGATTGCTACGGTTGTACAGACCCAACAGCAATCAACTATGATTCGAATGCAACGGAAGATGATGGTTCATGTATCTACGATGTGGAAGGATGTACGGATCCTGTAGCGAATAACTACGATCCGGATGCTACAATTGATGATGGTTCTTGTACATACGATGACGAAGGATGTACAGATCCGGAAGCATGCAACTACAATCCAGAAGCTACAATTGATGATGGTTCATGTGATTACAGCTGCTACGGCTGTACTGACCCAACAGCGAACAACTATGATCCAGATGCGACAATCGATGATGGATCATGTACTTACGATGATGAAGGATGTACAGATCCAGAAGCGTGTAACTACAACCCTGATGCTACAGTTGATGATGGTTCATGTGATTACAGCTGCTACGGATGTACTGATCCATTGGCATCGAACTACGATCCAGATGCGACGATCGATGATGGTTCTTGTATCTACGATGGTCTAGGATGTACAGATCCAGAAGCGTGTAACTACAACCCTGATGCTACAGTTGATGATGGTTCATGTGATTACAGCTGTTACGGTTGTACAGATCCAGAGGCATGTAACTACGATGCAGATGCAACAGTAGATGATGACTCTTGTGAGTACGAAACATGTGCTGGATGTACGAACGAGTTCGCCATTAATTACGATCCAAATGCAACGATCGACGATGGATCTTGTATCGATGATTGTGAACTGCCGATCGTTGACCTTTCTGATATCGGATGTCTTGACGGAGACAATGAGTTCTACATCGAAATCGACGTTACTGAATACGGAAATGTTGGTCCTTACGTAGTGTCAAATGACCAAGACAACAACACAGATATCATCGACGGAACAGGTACGCTATTGTACGGTCCTTTTGTTGATGGTGATATCGTAACGATCACTATTGAATCTGAAGAGTTCGACGTTTGTATTCTTGAATTGGCCGGTTACGGTTGTGACACTAGCGTGGAATTGATTGAGAGCACTGTTTGGGAGGTTTACCCTAACCCTGCCAACGAAGTACTCATCATCGAAGGATTCGCGAATGAGAACATGATGATTGAACTCGTTGACTTGACAGGTAAGTTGATCATGTCTGAAAACATCCCGGCTGGAAACCTACGATACGAGATGAATGTATCGTCACTCGCTAGCGGAATGTACTTCGTGAAGATGACCGATTCTAACGGCGCTCGAACAGAACGAGTGGTCGTGAAACACTGA
- a CDS encoding T9SS type A sorting domain-containing protein yields the protein MRGLKTILLFLFVLAAGQAFSQVPGCTDPSACNFDASATEDDGTCDYSCYGCTEPTANNYDPDATVNDGSCLWDSCVPYELEIEEACLWDSQTGDFITRVAITPSISGVCYLEEICWQQVGGGVTGCIDLPAIGEFITDGETVIIPLLTGGVYSFTATTFDGTSAPVEIAVNCYDNQNACGNPYAVNYDPEAENTFELACIYDEFICDCAGTQHNMGVLIWLGDGFYDEGTTSYWYGVPVDFTCNLWGWDCGDGGINHDPYDTCLGELPPNNGCAAPACTPLIMSFEQGECTYSDSLGYRPSFDVTFTMNGPCEVTDLNYRVNSGEWQEIDLTDLNLTSGLSFTMENTIADGNYQFSFETSAESVSPYFYWNNGNCYDENTICDCSDNVYDIEVLDRLGDGNLDFGTSIGEPSVNFNCLKWGYDCGDAGVDADPIGVCEGNLPPNNGCMTFYFGCDDETACNYNAGVNFNDGSCDYETCLGCMDDTACNWDITATQDDGTCDYESCVGCTDPTACNYEPDNTEDDGSCTYDCQGCMNPDACNFDPLATQNDDSCHFDCYGCTDSGACNYNPDATIDNGSCNNDCVGCMDSGACNYDPFATMDSGNCEFITCLGCTDPGACNFDSSASIDNGQCDYSCLGCTDPIACNFDPTATILDASCVYDCLGCTDEEACNYNPDATVNDNSCDYSCFGCTDPDACNYSAVAIFDDGSCQLECVGCMDPEACNYDEFAVVSDGNCDYTSCLGCTIPTACNYDPEATVDDDSCDFGCYGCIDPLACNYSEEYTIDNGTCDYESCLGCTDTDACNYDETATQNDGTCEYVTCQGCTDPTAFNYDVTALIDDGSCVYECVGPQIDWSSYDCEETAGNLYVVADVTDMGNAGPWTLINNVNSYITILDQPNEYVIGPFAEDDVVVCTMISTLYSSCFESGPAIQCSVNVEELEANQVDIFPVPAQDILNVSSRKALERISIYDERGREVLNEPALNDFTVTLNIGDLASGYYIVTCQTASGVIRKHVVITD from the coding sequence ATGCGTGGGTTGAAAACAATCTTATTATTCCTCTTTGTATTAGCTGCCGGACAAGCGTTTAGCCAGGTTCCTGGGTGTACGGATCCGAGTGCATGTAATTTTGATGCATCGGCCACGGAGGATGACGGTACATGTGATTACAGTTGTTACGGTTGTACCGAACCAACAGCAAACAATTACGATCCTGATGCAACAGTCAATGACGGCTCTTGCCTTTGGGATTCATGTGTTCCTTATGAACTCGAAATCGAAGAAGCCTGTCTTTGGGATAGCCAAACAGGAGACTTCATTACCCGCGTGGCGATCACTCCGTCTATTAGTGGTGTCTGTTATCTCGAAGAGATTTGTTGGCAGCAAGTTGGAGGTGGGGTTACTGGTTGTATTGACCTACCTGCCATTGGTGAATTCATTACTGATGGTGAAACGGTGATTATTCCCCTACTAACCGGTGGTGTTTATTCCTTCACGGCGACCACTTTCGATGGGACTTCAGCTCCGGTGGAAATTGCGGTGAACTGTTACGATAATCAGAACGCTTGTGGTAACCCGTACGCGGTGAACTACGATCCTGAGGCAGAGAATACCTTCGAATTAGCATGTATCTATGACGAGTTCATCTGTGACTGTGCAGGGACGCAACACAACATGGGTGTATTGATCTGGCTAGGAGATGGCTTTTACGACGAAGGAACCACTTCGTACTGGTACGGTGTGCCAGTAGACTTCACATGTAACCTCTGGGGTTGGGATTGTGGAGATGGTGGAATCAACCACGACCCCTATGACACATGTTTAGGTGAGCTACCTCCGAATAATGGATGTGCCGCCCCGGCATGTACCCCTTTGATTATGAGTTTTGAGCAAGGCGAATGTACCTATTCAGACAGTTTAGGGTATCGACCTTCCTTTGATGTCACTTTCACCATGAATGGCCCCTGTGAGGTCACCGACTTAAATTACCGAGTCAATTCTGGGGAGTGGCAGGAGATTGATCTTACAGATCTCAACCTGACTTCAGGTCTCTCCTTTACCATGGAGAATACCATAGCAGATGGAAACTATCAGTTCTCTTTTGAAACGTCAGCGGAGTCTGTTTCCCCGTACTTCTATTGGAATAACGGAAACTGTTACGACGAAAACACCATCTGTGATTGTAGCGACAACGTATATGACATAGAGGTATTGGATCGATTAGGTGATGGAAACCTCGATTTTGGAACTTCCATTGGTGAGCCTTCGGTCAACTTTAACTGCTTGAAGTGGGGTTATGACTGTGGCGATGCCGGAGTCGACGCTGACCCAATTGGAGTGTGTGAAGGAAACTTACCGCCGAATAACGGTTGTATGACCTTCTATTTCGGATGTGATGATGAAACAGCATGTAATTACAACGCCGGAGTGAACTTCAACGATGGTTCTTGTGACTACGAGACATGTCTAGGATGTATGGATGATACCGCATGTAACTGGGATATCACCGCCACACAAGACGACGGAACGTGTGATTATGAGTCATGTGTCGGATGTACCGACCCAACGGCTTGTAACTACGAACCTGACAATACAGAAGATGATGGATCCTGTACTTATGATTGTCAAGGGTGTATGAACCCAGACGCATGTAACTTCGATCCATTGGCCACACAGAATGATGACAGTTGCCATTTCGATTGTTATGGATGTACGGATTCAGGGGCATGTAATTACAACCCTGATGCCACCATTGACAACGGAAGCTGTAACAACGACTGTGTCGGGTGTATGGATTCTGGAGCATGTAACTATGACCCATTTGCGACCATGGACAGTGGCAACTGTGAGTTCATTACCTGTTTGGGTTGTACAGACCCAGGAGCGTGTAACTTCGACTCTTCTGCTTCTATCGATAATGGACAATGTGATTACAGTTGTTTAGGGTGTACAGACCCGATTGCCTGTAACTTCGATCCAACGGCAACGATTCTCGATGCAAGTTGTGTGTATGACTGTTTAGGTTGTACAGATGAAGAGGCGTGTAATTACAATCCTGACGCTACCGTAAATGATAACTCGTGTGACTACAGCTGTTTTGGATGTACTGATCCAGATGCTTGTAACTACAGCGCCGTGGCCATCTTCGATGACGGGTCATGTCAGCTGGAGTGTGTTGGTTGTATGGATCCGGAGGCATGTAACTACGACGAATTTGCCGTGGTAAGTGATGGTAACTGTGACTACACATCATGTTTAGGTTGTACTATTCCAACGGCGTGTAACTACGATCCAGAAGCGACAGTTGACGACGATAGTTGTGACTTTGGTTGCTATGGGTGTATCGATCCGCTAGCGTGTAATTACAGTGAAGAATACACGATTGACAATGGAACGTGTGATTACGAATCATGTCTGGGTTGTACCGACACTGATGCGTGTAACTACGACGAAACAGCCACTCAAAATGATGGAACCTGTGAATACGTGACATGTCAAGGGTGTACAGACCCGACAGCATTCAATTACGATGTCACGGCATTGATTGATGATGGTTCATGTGTTTACGAATGTGTCGGACCTCAAATTGACTGGTCATCTTACGATTGTGAAGAGACGGCAGGTAACCTCTATGTAGTAGCTGATGTCACTGACATGGGGAATGCAGGTCCTTGGACATTGATCAATAATGTCAACAGCTACATTACTATTCTTGATCAGCCGAACGAGTATGTGATTGGCCCATTTGCTGAAGACGATGTGGTGGTGTGTACGATGATCTCTACGCTTTACTCGTCTTGTTTTGAGAGTGGCCCAGCGATTCAATGTTCGGTCAATGTAGAAGAACTCGAAGCGAATCAAGTAGACATCTTCCCGGTGCCTGCTCAAGACATCCTCAATGTATCATCGCGTAAAGCACTAGAACGGATTTCGATCTACGATGAACGTGGGCGTGAGGTGCTCAATGAGCCGGCCTTGAACGACTTCACCGTGACCTTGAACATTGGTGATTTAGCTTCAGGATACTACATCGTGACTTGTCAAACGGCAAGCGGTGTGATCCGAAAGCATGTCGTAATCACTGATTAG